CTGAGTCTCTTCATCATTGGCGCCCTTGCCATCCTCATTGTGGTCGGCATCGTTGTCATGTATGAAGCGCAGCGGCGGATCCCCGTACACTATGCCAAGCGCATGCACGGGCGGCGCCAATATGGTGGGCAAACGACCCACATTCCGCTCAAGATCAATTCCGCAGGCATGATTCCTTTGATCTTTGCCATCTCCTTCCTGATCTTTCCCAGCACGGTGGCCAGCTACTTCCAGGCGGCAAACGCCGGCTGGGTACGAAGCGTTGCATCCTTTGTCATTCGGGCCTTTGATCCACAGGCTCCCCTCTACTGGACTCTCTACTTCATACTTGTCGTTGCCTTTACATTCTTCTACACCGCAATCATCTTTCAGCAACAGAATATCCCTGAGGTCCTGCAAAAGAACGGCGGATTCATTCCGGGCATACGGCCCGGCAGGCCGACGGCCCAATACCTCAATAGCGTCATCTTTCGGATAACTCTCGCCGGAGCCTTCTTTCTCGGCCTTATCGCGGTGTCACCGTTCCTCATTCAGGGCCTTACCGGCGTACAGGCGCTCATTCTGAGCAGTACCGGCATGCTCATCGTCGTGGGCGTCGTGCAAGATACCATGAAGAATCTCGAGGCCCAGTTGCTCATGCGTCAGTATGAAGGGTTCTTGCGCTAGTGCCGAAATTAACTTCGTCAAAAACGCAGACCACGTCGCAGGCGGAGACGACGTCGGAGATGCAGACTTCGTCACAGACCTCGAACCTCATTCTGCTGGGGCCACCGGGCGCGGGCAAAGGCACGCAAGCGCTGGCTCTTGCCAAGAATCTCGGCCTGCGGCACATCTCCACGGGTGAGCTCTTTCGGCAACACATGCAAAGGGAAACCGCCTTCGGTGTGCAGGCAAGAGTCTATTATGACAAGGGCGAATATGTCCCGGATCACCTCGTCATTGCGATGGTCAGTGAAGAGCTGGCAAACCTGAACTCTGCGAAAGGCATGGTGCTGGACGGCTTTCCCCGGACCGTAGCTCAAGCCGAAGCGCTTGATGCAACACTTGCGGAAATCGGCCGACAAATCGACGTGGCAATTGTTCTTGACAGCGATACGGACCAGATCGTAGAGAGGGCCCAAGGCCGACGCATTTGTCCGGAAGGCCACACCTATCACACGGTCAAGAACCCACCAAGCGTTGCCGACCGCTGCGATGTAGACGGTCTTTCTCTCCGTCAGCGCGTCGACGACCGCCCTGACACGGTGCGCCGGCGGATTGACATGTACCACACCCAGACCAAACCATTGCTTGCTTTCTATGCTGAGAGGCAACTCTTACGAAGCGTAGACGGCAGTGGGCCCATCAGGGACGTAACTGGGAAGATTGAGAGCGTAATAGACGATGTTGCGAGTATTGACAATAGCAGTACACAGATGGTTTAGTGGGTGCAGATGACGCGAGCGATACAGCTAAAGACCCCGCGGCAGTTGCGTTTCATGCGCCAAGCGGGTAAGATAGTAGCAGAAGTCCTTGCGCTCCTCGGCGAGCATACTGTGCCCGGCGCAACAACGGCAGAGTTGGACGCGCTGGCAGAAGCCGAGATAAAGAAGCGCGGGGCTGTGCCGTCTTTCAAGGGGTA
The nucleotide sequence above comes from Chloroflexota bacterium. Encoded proteins:
- a CDS encoding adenylate kinase, with the translated sequence MPKLTSSKTQTTSQAETTSEMQTSSQTSNLILLGPPGAGKGTQALALAKNLGLRHISTGELFRQHMQRETAFGVQARVYYDKGEYVPDHLVIAMVSEELANLNSAKGMVLDGFPRTVAQAEALDATLAEIGRQIDVAIVLDSDTDQIVERAQGRRICPEGHTYHTVKNPPSVADRCDVDGLSLRQRVDDRPDTVRRRIDMYHTQTKPLLAFYAERQLLRSVDGSGPIRDVTGKIESVIDDVASIDNSSTQMV